A genomic region of Dactylococcopsis salina PCC 8305 contains the following coding sequences:
- a CDS encoding mechanosensitive ion channel family protein: protein MSFTLIDLLVITGEILLLATAFSLLLWGTDLFFKRLESIPRLPLPRQFLTNSRKLLLKLLVFLGIVFTLAIIGFNLVLLWQGHSLWSTTINTFNQLSPTFWLDLGFSFLQSTIAIATVIIINKPLRKLLDRINRRLQDWDQFTRNDFSIDQFFQVLKLHVTNSLWLTTIFLCTVSFELQSVSNILFTILKIYLIIAFGLLLLKIPPAIIDTLDAFSEAYINRNVALQSYAQLRTLIPFFISCVEYAIAIGISTWVIAQIEPLVGFSVIGINGIRILGIILAGRILIEFSNLFVVRLFLGKKTLGEGERKRRVTFIPIVQNFLKYGIYVWLGIILLEIIGIDPAPILAAAGLLGLAVGLGAQNLVNDTVSGFFILFENYYLVGDYIKVENAEGVVEAIELRNTRIRHPNGQLQILRNGDIKSITNYSREYIYAVIDVGVAYDSDLDLVYRVLEDVGKDIQQRFPNDVLEPTKVDGLEEFGTIQLMVRAVTKLKPNNSRRGVHDDIQGELRKMVKEAFDQEGIVIPVPKNIAVVAETDPDE from the coding sequence ATGAGCTTTACATTGATAGATTTATTAGTAATTACAGGAGAAATTCTCCTATTGGCGACCGCTTTTTCTCTGCTACTTTGGGGAACAGATTTATTTTTTAAACGACTGGAATCAATTCCCAGATTACCCTTACCACGACAATTTTTAACGAATAGTCGAAAACTACTGCTCAAACTGTTAGTTTTTTTAGGGATTGTTTTTACTCTTGCAATTATCGGGTTTAATTTAGTTTTACTATGGCAAGGTCACTCGCTTTGGTCAACTACAATTAATACTTTTAATCAACTTTCACCAACATTCTGGCTTGATCTTGGTTTTAGTTTTCTACAAAGTACGATCGCGATCGCAACGGTTATTATCATTAATAAACCACTCCGAAAACTCTTAGATCGCATCAATAGAAGACTCCAAGATTGGGATCAATTCACTCGTAATGACTTTAGTATTGACCAGTTTTTCCAAGTTTTAAAACTCCATGTTACCAATAGTTTATGGTTAACCACTATTTTTTTATGTACCGTTTCCTTTGAGCTACAATCGGTTAGCAATATTCTTTTTACGATCCTTAAAATCTACCTCATTATCGCCTTTGGTCTGCTGTTGTTAAAAATTCCTCCTGCTATTATTGACACCCTCGACGCTTTCAGTGAAGCCTATATTAATCGGAATGTTGCGTTACAATCTTACGCCCAACTCAGAACATTAATTCCCTTTTTTATTAGCTGTGTTGAATACGCGATCGCGATCGGAATTAGTACCTGGGTCATTGCTCAAATTGAACCCCTGGTTGGTTTTTCAGTAATTGGCATTAATGGGATTCGGATTTTAGGAATTATTCTCGCGGGACGAATTTTAATTGAATTTAGTAATCTGTTTGTCGTGCGACTTTTTCTTGGCAAAAAGACCCTTGGCGAAGGAGAACGCAAACGCAGAGTAACTTTTATTCCCATTGTTCAAAACTTCCTTAAATACGGGATTTATGTTTGGTTGGGAATTATCCTTCTTGAAATTATTGGCATTGATCCTGCTCCTATTTTAGCGGCTGCTGGTCTTTTGGGGTTAGCAGTGGGATTGGGAGCGCAAAACTTAGTGAATGATACGGTTAGCGGATTTTTTATCCTCTTTGAAAACTATTATTTGGTTGGGGATTATATTAAAGTAGAAAATGCAGAGGGAGTGGTAGAGGCGATCGAGCTTCGCAACACGCGGATTCGCCATCCTAACGGACAGTTACAAATTTTACGCAATGGTGATATAAAATCAATTACCAACTACTCACGAGAATATATTTACGCCGTGATTGATGTTGGTGTCGCTTATGATTCTGATCTCGACTTAGTGTATCGGGTGCTAGAGGATGTGGGAAAAGACATTCAACAACGGTTTCCCAATGATGTTTTAGAACCGACAAAAGTCGATGGTTTAGAAGAATTTGGAACAATACAATTAATGGTTCGCGCTGTCACTAAATTGAAGCCGAATAACAGCCGTCGCGGGGTTCACGATGATATTCAAGGGGAGTTGCGGAAAATGGTGAAAGAAGCATTCGATCAAGAAGGAATTGTGATTCCAGTCCCTAAAAATATCGCCGTTGTTGCGGAAACTGACCCCGATGAGTGA
- a CDS encoding MerR family transcriptional regulator: MNTLEQWANQTPQWSLEEFVEVINQLLPQFLPLTKNNSKVRPEITPRLVRHYTTVGMVDEPKKAGKYAIYTYRHLLQLLLVRRLLAEGMSANVINDLARQKNNKELKNWLTGDVQLDVFSPEESSNSALEYLQKLRHRQSASQPQLREESFSDQQYSVPSSPEKSKQVTSSQWTRWEIVPGLELHIRSDFKFPKTLNQQEQLLAKIKNLIQTLSIKKTRQ; this comes from the coding sequence ATGAACACTCTTGAACAATGGGCGAACCAAACCCCCCAATGGTCTCTTGAAGAATTTGTGGAGGTAATCAACCAATTACTACCTCAATTCCTTCCTTTAACTAAAAATAACTCGAAAGTCAGACCAGAAATTACTCCCCGTCTTGTCAGACATTATACGACCGTTGGCATGGTCGATGAGCCAAAAAAAGCGGGAAAGTATGCCATTTACACTTATCGGCATCTCTTACAACTTTTATTGGTAAGACGGTTATTAGCGGAAGGAATGAGTGCGAATGTGATCAATGATTTAGCACGACAGAAAAACAATAAAGAACTGAAAAATTGGTTAACGGGAGATGTACAGTTAGATGTTTTTTCTCCAGAAGAGTCCAGCAACTCAGCTTTAGAGTATTTACAGAAACTGCGTCACCGTCAATCAGCAAGTCAACCCCAACTCCGCGAAGAATCCTTCTCGGATCAACAATATAGTGTTCCTTCTTCACCAGAAAAGAGTAAGCAAGTGACCTCTAGCCAATGGACACGCTGGGAAATTGTACCAGGGCTAGAATTACATATTCGCTCTGATTTTAAGTTTCCAAAAACCTTGAATCAACAAGAGCAACTCCTCGCAAAAATTAAGAATCTCATTCAAACTTTATCCATCAAAAAAACTCGCCAGTAA